From a single Equus asinus isolate D_3611 breed Donkey chromosome 2, EquAss-T2T_v2, whole genome shotgun sequence genomic region:
- the LOC106842915 gene encoding LOW QUALITY PROTEIN: olfactory receptor 13A1 (The sequence of the model RefSeq protein was modified relative to this genomic sequence to represent the inferred CDS: inserted 4 bases in 2 codons) has protein sequence MKLRVEIHLIAVETPLSPRTMKNQTLVTEFILQGFSEHPEYRVLFLSCFLSLYFVALPGNILIILSITFHPRLHTPMYVFLFNLATMDIISTSSIMPKAVEGLISXESSLSHGGYMVQLYFLTWTESSELLLLTVMAYDWSAAICHYLHYSTIMSKTFCCMLTTGEWVPCAFNTAIHTXMLNLHFCGPSVITYLFCKVPPLLILSCSSTYVNSIMIVLADAFYGIMNFLMTIVSYGFIISSILKMQTAGKKKAFSTCSSHLIVVCMFYTAVFSAYISPVSSCSAEKKKLAGMLYTMVSPTLNLLIYTLRNKDVKPALRKLFPFFRN, from the exons ATGAAGTTGCGGGTGGAGATTCACCTGATAGCTGTAGAAACCCCTCTCAGCCCCAGGACCATGAAGAATCAGACTCTGGTAACAGAATTTATCCTGCAGGGCTTTTCGGAGCACCCAGAATACCGTGTGCTGTTTTTAAGCTGTTTCCTCTCCCTCTACTTTGTGGCCCTCCCAGGAAATATCCTCATCATTTTGTCCATCACCTTCCATCCCAGGCTGCACACTCCCATGTATGTTTTTCTCTTCAACTTGGCTACTATGGACATCATCAGCACCTCCTCCATCATGCCCAAAGCAGTGGAAGGTCTGATATC GGAAAGCTCCCTCTCCCATGGGGGCTACATGGTCCAGCTTTATTTCCTCACATGGACTGAATCTTCTGAGCTGCTCCTCCTAACAGTCATGGCCTATGACTGGTCCGCAGCTATCTGCCACTATCTGCATTACAGCACCATAATGAGCAAGACATTCTGCTGCATGCTAACAACAGGTGAGTGGGTGCCCTGTGCCTTCAACACAGCCATCCACAC GATGCTGAACTTGCATTTCTGTGGGCCCAGTGTCATTACCTATCTCTTCTGTAAGGTCCCTCCTCTGTTAATTCTCTCCTGTAGCTCCACATATGTGAACAGCATCATGATTGTCCTGGCTGATGCCTTTTATGGCATAATGAACTTCCTGATGACCATCGTGTCATACGGCTTTATCATCTCCAGCATCCTAAAGATGCAGACTGCT gggaagaagaaagccttctccacctgctcttCCCACCTTATTGTGGTGTGCATGTTTTACactgctgttttctctgcctacATAAGCCCTGTCTCCAGCTGTAGTGCTGAGAAGAAGAAGTTGGCTGGCATGCTGTACACCATGGTGAGCCCTACTCTCAACCTCCTCATCTATACTTTGAGAAACAAGGATGTCAAACCAGCCCTCAGGAAGCTTTTCCCCTTCTTCAGAAATTAA